In Desulfovibrio sp., a single genomic region encodes these proteins:
- a CDS encoding TraR/DksA family transcriptional regulator, with translation SAQRIRDLQSLLHLLQHNGPRQCVDCGDDIPLERLMAAPGTTRCLYCQQQMESMAYPLTGQRESAPAVWSASWGASGPASGSASGPLSGFDAGATPEARFC, from the coding sequence GCAGCGCCCAGCGCATCCGCGACCTTCAGAGTCTTTTGCATCTTTTACAGCACAACGGCCCCCGTCAGTGCGTCGACTGCGGCGACGACATCCCGCTTGAGCGCCTGATGGCGGCTCCGGGCACCACTCGTTGCCTTTACTGCCAGCAGCAGATGGAAAGTATGGCCTATCCCCTGACGGGGCAGCGTGAAAGCGCGCCAGCGGTCTGGTCCGCGTCGTGGGGGGCGTCGGGGCCAGCATCGGGATCAGCGTCGGGGCCTTTGTCGGGATTTGACGCAGGCGCCACGCCCGAAGCCCGGTTCTGCTGA
- a CDS encoding lysophospholipid acyltransferase family protein, with product MQGTTDLLPLASGLEPSGRGGPGRSPLRRLADDLNRQMRAFGRSLAGLTPLERAALRLPVCDAPHSWAAASLTQLDIDVCCSGEDLARIPAEGPVIFYSNHPTGALDGLMMAALCGRARPDLKILASSKLLQLPHLTPLAPMLLPLDLSGEDRTVNGASLRVAVRHLRRGGALGIFPAGKVARWRAGAGLEEQPWTELLSRLGEWRQKEGSGAEPSCVQYVPLHVQTSADPFFLSAACLHEGLATALLPRVLWRQRGSRATLRVGEALKEQSLTGLDHVQRTHCLRMYREALVPARKSAIAQKIAGEKRQTPLAESADQQDFMAALAALPESSVLAREGRYSVYALHGSECPLLLDEVTRRREESFRALGEGTGKARDTDRYDPQYEHLLLVDEEAQCLAGSYRARLVRPDDAASCGRNGLYTASLFRYDPEFFRQCGKALELGRAFVCLEYQKEYAPLMLLWKGIAQLALQRGARTLFGPASIGLNYRPQSVDLLWRHLRLRHWHAPLAGLVRGRKPRHLRSELPFARQMEYNGVNTMVRQMEGGRGLPILFKHYLQLGGRIAAFHEDRAFGTLDALLVVDLLNAPEKQLRRFLGEDGMAALRGGACCI from the coding sequence ATGCAAGGAACCACAGACCTCCTACCCCTGGCATCGGGGCTGGAACCTTCGGGCAGAGGCGGCCCCGGCCGTTCACCCCTGCGGCGTCTGGCCGACGACCTGAACCGTCAGATGCGGGCCTTTGGTCGCAGCCTGGCGGGTTTGACCCCTCTGGAACGGGCCGCGCTGCGTCTGCCTGTCTGCGATGCCCCGCACAGCTGGGCCGCCGCCAGCCTGACGCAACTGGATATCGATGTGTGCTGCTCCGGGGAGGATCTGGCCCGCATACCTGCCGAAGGGCCGGTCATTTTTTATTCCAACCATCCCACAGGCGCTCTGGACGGGCTTATGATGGCCGCGCTGTGCGGCAGGGCCCGCCCTGATCTGAAAATACTTGCCAGCTCCAAGCTGTTGCAACTGCCCCATTTGACGCCGCTGGCGCCCATGTTGCTGCCTCTGGATCTTTCGGGCGAGGACAGGACAGTCAACGGCGCGTCCCTGCGCGTTGCCGTGAGGCATTTGCGCCGGGGCGGAGCGCTGGGGATTTTTCCCGCTGGCAAGGTGGCCCGCTGGCGCGCCGGAGCGGGACTGGAAGAACAGCCCTGGACGGAGCTTTTGAGCCGTCTTGGCGAATGGCGGCAAAAAGAGGGCAGCGGGGCGGAACCGTCCTGCGTCCAATACGTTCCCCTGCACGTGCAGACCAGCGCCGATCCCTTCTTTCTCTCCGCCGCCTGCCTGCACGAAGGTCTTGCCACGGCCCTGCTGCCGCGCGTTCTCTGGCGGCAGCGCGGAAGCCGCGCAACGCTGCGGGTGGGCGAAGCCCTGAAAGAGCAGAGCCTGACCGGCCTTGATCACGTGCAGCGCACCCATTGCTTGCGCATGTACCGTGAGGCGCTGGTTCCCGCACGCAAAAGCGCCATTGCTCAAAAAATCGCAGGCGAAAAGCGGCAGACGCCGCTGGCCGAAAGCGCGGATCAGCAGGACTTCATGGCGGCTCTGGCGGCTTTGCCCGAAAGCAGCGTTCTGGCCAGGGAAGGCAGGTACAGCGTGTACGCGTTGCACGGCAGTGAGTGCCCCCTCCTGCTGGACGAGGTGACGCGCCGCCGCGAGGAAAGCTTTCGGGCTTTGGGCGAGGGCACGGGCAAGGCCAGGGACACTGACCGCTATGACCCCCAGTATGAGCACCTCTTGCTGGTGGATGAGGAGGCCCAGTGCCTGGCCGGTTCGTACAGGGCGCGCCTCGTGCGGCCCGACGATGCCGCCAGCTGCGGACGCAACGGCCTCTACACGGCCTCGCTCTTCCGATACGACCCGGAATTTTTCCGCCAGTGCGGCAAGGCGCTTGAACTTGGCAGGGCCTTTGTCTGCCTTGAATATCAGAAGGAATACGCGCCGCTGATGCTGCTCTGGAAGGGCATTGCCCAACTGGCTTTGCAAAGGGGAGCGCGCACGCTTTTTGGCCCGGCCAGCATAGGGCTGAATTACCGCCCCCAGTCCGTAGACCTTTTGTGGCGGCACTTGCGGCTGCGCCACTGGCATGCGCCCCTGGCGGGCCTGGTGCGGGGGCGCAAACCCCGCCATCTGCGCAGTGAACTGCCCTTTGCCCGCCAGATGGAGTATAATGGCGTCAACACCATGGTACGCCAGATGGAAGGCGGACGCGGCCTGCCCATTCTCTTCAAGCACTATTTGCAGTTGGGAGGGCGCATAGCGGCCTTTCACGAGGACAGGGCCTTCGGAACCCTGGACGCGCTTCTGGTTGTGGACCTGCTTAACGCGCCGGAAAAACAGTTGCGCCGCTTTCTTGGCGAAGACGGAATGGCCGCCTTGCGCGGCGGCGCGTGTTGCATATAG
- a CDS encoding bacteriohemerythrin, with protein sequence MGLLLQIIILCSLIGTAIVSGNKVAQWALLAVAALCALADAALWLAHRARSQKLRQRGDALFAEDNPARQGDDVQRAEYCLTHLRDAENSLAEDAAVIGELRAEVERLHAKLNDVEEEKKDLRSKSDRGAMVLHKAHTVCNNLSSEVRELASLVNDVSKGVQVQRDHLTETSGSMSKVAQTAQESSLRVHELSENAQSSSASAATGEREVEGALSSIEKLKDTIVHLKQAMADLGTKASNIGQVMSVINEVADQTNLLALNAAIEAARAGDAGRGFAVVADEVRKLAEKTMGATKEVEDAVHAIQEETRRNVLTVDKAAQLSVDGAEQASRAGNVMRDILQSINDTAEHLLIVARSAQEQSQHSADTTSALGEIHHVAEQTAQNMETFTAALLGVQSGMEELDMIVNALVSGDYEQATSDKFVQWTPKLDLHVPMIDKQHRLLVDYINELYTAMAHNRTAEEMQVILRKLRDYTATHFADEEKLFTPTAYLGAAEHIKIHRKFVAKLDEVEDQLKSGTATVSMDLLTFLKDWLVQHIMGTDPTYVPYLKTQDLEHEHTH encoded by the coding sequence ATGGGACTCTTGCTGCAAATCATCATCCTGTGCTCCCTCATCGGCACGGCCATTGTCAGTGGCAACAAGGTCGCGCAATGGGCTCTTCTGGCCGTGGCGGCTCTCTGTGCGCTGGCTGATGCAGCCCTTTGGCTGGCCCACAGGGCCAGATCTCAAAAACTGCGTCAACGTGGTGATGCTCTTTTTGCTGAAGATAATCCCGCACGTCAAGGTGACGATGTGCAGCGGGCCGAATACTGTTTGACCCATTTGCGCGACGCTGAAAACAGCCTGGCTGAAGACGCCGCTGTCATCGGCGAACTGCGGGCCGAAGTGGAAAGGCTGCACGCAAAGCTCAATGATGTGGAAGAAGAAAAAAAGGACCTGCGCAGCAAGTCTGACCGTGGCGCCATGGTGCTGCACAAGGCGCACACAGTATGCAACAACCTGTCTTCGGAAGTGCGCGAACTGGCAAGCCTTGTGAACGATGTCAGCAAGGGCGTTCAGGTGCAGCGCGACCACCTCACCGAGACCAGCGGCTCCATGTCAAAGGTTGCGCAAACCGCCCAGGAATCCTCACTCAGGGTACACGAACTTTCAGAAAACGCGCAAAGCTCCAGCGCCAGCGCCGCCACAGGCGAACGTGAAGTGGAGGGCGCATTGTCCTCCATTGAAAAGCTCAAGGACACCATTGTGCATCTCAAGCAGGCCATGGCCGACCTTGGCACAAAGGCCAGCAACATCGGGCAGGTCATGTCGGTCATCAACGAAGTCGCCGACCAGACCAACCTGCTGGCCCTCAACGCCGCCATTGAGGCCGCCCGCGCGGGCGACGCCGGGCGCGGGTTTGCCGTGGTGGCCGATGAAGTGCGCAAACTGGCCGAAAAAACCATGGGAGCCACCAAGGAAGTGGAAGATGCCGTGCACGCCATCCAGGAAGAGACGCGGCGCAACGTGCTTACCGTGGACAAGGCCGCCCAGCTCAGCGTGGACGGGGCCGAACAGGCTTCGCGCGCGGGCAATGTCATGCGCGACATCCTCCAGTCCATCAACGATACGGCCGAGCATCTTCTGATCGTGGCCAGGAGCGCGCAAGAGCAGTCGCAGCACAGCGCCGACACCACCAGCGCGCTGGGTGAAATCCACCACGTGGCCGAACAGACCGCCCAAAATATGGAAACCTTCACAGCCGCCCTGCTCGGCGTTCAGAGCGGCATGGAAGAGCTGGACATGATTGTCAATGCTCTGGTTTCCGGCGACTACGAGCAGGCGACCTCCGACAAGTTCGTACAGTGGACGCCCAAGCTTGACCTGCACGTGCCCATGATCGACAAACAGCACAGGCTGCTGGTGGACTATATCAACGAACTGTACACGGCCATGGCCCATAACCGCACGGCAGAAGAGATGCAGGTAATCCTGCGCAAGCTGCGCGACTATACGGCCACGCACTTTGCGGACGAAGAAAAACTGTTCACGCCCACTGCCTATCTGGGCGCAGCCGAACATATAAAAATCCACAGAAAATTCGTGGCCAAGCTGGACGAAGTTGAGGATCAACTCAAATCCGGCACAGCCACCGTGAGCATGGACCTGCTCACCTTCCTCAAAGACTGGCTTGTGCAGCATATCATGGGCACTGACCCCACCTATGTGCCCTATCTCAAAACGCAGGACCTGGAGCACGAACATACCCACTAG
- the yedF gene encoding sulfurtransferase-like selenium metabolism protein YedF yields the protein MQFLDCLGLACPQPVILCRAAVDKGVEHLEVLVDNEPALENVQRFLQGRGYTVSASQEGPQQWRVAAAVDAGAAANAVASVSAAPEARDGQEQDLRTLVLITTETLGRGDETLGTKLMENFLATLPELGSRLWRLVLVNGGVKLTARPGPALDSLQKLAQQGVSVLVCGACLGHYGLLEAKAVGETSNMLDIVTSMDLADKIIRP from the coding sequence ATGCAGTTTCTTGATTGTCTGGGGCTTGCTTGTCCGCAGCCTGTCATCCTTTGCCGTGCAGCTGTGGATAAAGGGGTGGAACACCTGGAAGTGCTGGTTGACAATGAGCCCGCACTGGAAAACGTGCAGCGTTTTCTTCAGGGCAGAGGGTATACGGTGAGCGCATCCCAGGAAGGGCCGCAGCAGTGGCGCGTCGCCGCTGCCGTGGATGCCGGGGCTGCCGCCAATGCCGTGGCCAGCGTGTCGGCCGCGCCTGAAGCGCGGGACGGGCAAGAGCAGGATTTGCGCACGCTTGTGCTCATCACCACTGAAACCCTGGGCCGCGGCGACGAAACCCTGGGCACAAAGCTTATGGAGAACTTTCTGGCCACGCTGCCGGAGCTGGGTTCACGGCTGTGGCGGCTGGTGCTTGTCAACGGCGGCGTCAAGCTGACGGCCCGTCCTGGCCCGGCGCTGGATTCGCTGCAAAAGCTCGCGCAGCAGGGAGTATCCGTCCTTGTGTGCGGGGCCTGCCTTGGGCACTACGGCCTTCTGGAAGCCAAGGCCGTGGGCGAGACGTCCAACATGCTGGACATTGTGACAAGCATGGATCTGGCGGACAAGATCATCCGTCCCTGA
- a CDS encoding methyl-accepting chemotaxis protein — translation MKLSSKMILSFCGVILIMLALSGVSMKNLSDINNTIEEVDKSWLPSVIAIQGMNQQLYAVRADLLTMMLHEQPDEIAYYKDRITLTLKGLRENGDKYKALLATHGTAADARDRQLFEEIITSLNTISGIRGRIVDMVDKSDHGQALAIYDNEYRPLFRKLMGLFDEIVILNVKGSSDASHNAFNIVETSRTTTILLALAGIVISVLLIFFLTRSVNRQLGKDPGELNILARRVADGDYNVDDGKAKTGVFASLVVMVDALKQHIENARLESANAQEQSRKAMEAMEKAEAASAEARQKTQAMLQAAERLEEVAQVVSTASTQLSAQIEQSDRGTAETSQRLTEAATAMNEMNATVQEVARNAAQASTASAETRQKAQDGAAIVSRSLDSINHVHQSSLRLKEDMAQLGSHAQDISRIMGVISDIADQTNLLALNAAIEAARAGEAGRGFAVVADEVRKLAEKTMASTQDVGAVISAIQHSTATSMESVDRAVQEVDRAAEFANQSGTALEVIVSTVDATADQVNAIAAASEQQSAASEEINHTIIQINTMSLQTAQAMEEASKAVSDLAAQAHGLTSLVSDMKA, via the coding sequence ATGAAACTCAGCAGTAAAATGATCCTGTCCTTCTGTGGGGTCATTCTCATCATGCTCGCCCTTTCCGGGGTCTCCATGAAAAACCTGTCTGACATCAATAATACTATTGAAGAAGTGGATAAATCATGGTTGCCTTCTGTCATCGCCATTCAGGGCATGAACCAGCAACTCTACGCCGTGCGCGCCGATCTTTTGACCATGATGCTGCACGAGCAGCCCGACGAAATTGCGTATTACAAGGATCGCATTACCCTGACCCTGAAGGGTCTGCGAGAAAATGGCGACAAATACAAAGCCCTGCTTGCCACTCACGGCACCGCTGCCGACGCCAGAGACAGGCAACTTTTTGAAGAGATCATTACTTCCCTGAATACCATATCCGGTATTCGCGGCAGAATCGTCGATATGGTGGACAAGAGCGACCATGGACAGGCCCTTGCCATTTACGACAACGAGTACCGCCCCCTTTTCAGAAAGCTCATGGGCCTGTTTGACGAAATCGTGATCCTGAACGTCAAGGGCAGCAGCGACGCAAGCCACAATGCCTTCAACATTGTCGAAACTTCGCGGACTACGACAATTCTTCTGGCCCTGGCCGGCATTGTTATCAGTGTTTTACTGATCTTTTTCCTCACGCGCTCTGTCAACAGGCAGTTGGGCAAGGACCCCGGCGAACTGAATATCCTCGCCAGGCGCGTTGCTGACGGCGACTACAATGTGGACGACGGCAAGGCCAAGACAGGCGTGTTCGCCTCGCTCGTGGTCATGGTCGACGCCTTGAAGCAGCATATTGAAAACGCCAGACTTGAATCCGCCAATGCCCAGGAACAGTCCAGAAAGGCCATGGAGGCTATGGAAAAGGCCGAAGCCGCCAGCGCAGAGGCCAGGCAGAAAACCCAGGCCATGCTTCAGGCCGCCGAAAGGCTTGAAGAGGTCGCCCAGGTGGTGAGCACGGCTTCAACCCAGCTTTCAGCGCAGATCGAGCAGTCTGACCGTGGAACCGCCGAAACCTCGCAACGGTTGACGGAAGCTGCCACTGCCATGAACGAGATGAACGCCACGGTGCAGGAAGTGGCCCGCAACGCCGCGCAGGCGTCCACCGCCTCGGCCGAAACACGGCAAAAGGCCCAGGATGGCGCGGCCATTGTGAGCCGCTCGCTGGACAGCATCAACCATGTGCACCAGTCCTCCCTGCGCCTCAAGGAAGACATGGCCCAGCTGGGCTCGCACGCGCAGGACATAAGCCGCATCATGGGCGTCATTTCAGACATTGCGGATCAGACAAACCTGCTGGCCCTCAATGCCGCCATCGAGGCCGCCAGGGCGGGCGAAGCCGGACGGGGATTCGCCGTGGTGGCTGACGAAGTGCGTAAACTGGCTGAAAAAACCATGGCCTCGACGCAGGACGTGGGGGCGGTCATAAGCGCCATCCAGCACAGCACCGCCACCAGCATGGAGTCTGTGGACAGGGCCGTGCAGGAAGTTGACCGCGCCGCCGAGTTCGCCAACCAGTCGGGCACGGCCCTTGAGGTCATCGTATCCACGGTGGACGCCACCGCCGACCAGGTCAACGCCATTGCCGCGGCCAGCGAACAGCAGTCCGCAGCCAGCGAAGAGATCAACCATACCATCATCCAGATCAACACCATGTCGCTCCAGACGGCGCAGGCAATGGAAGAAGCCTCCAAAGCCGTGTCCGACCTGGCCGCCCAGGCCCACGGCCTGACCAGCCTTGTCAGCGACATGAAAGCATAA
- a CDS encoding NAD(P)-dependent alcohol dehydrogenase — translation MKGLAMLRLNAVGWIEKDAPRCGPLDALVQPLAVAPCTSDVHTVWEGALGDRRDLILGHEAVGEVVEVGSLVRDFKPGDRVIVPAITPDWNSLEAQGGYSMHSGGMLAGWKFSNFKDGVFAEIFHVNDADGNLALLPSDMDPAEAVMLSDMVPTGLHGAELADVQYGDSVLVVGVGPVGLMAVAGAALRGAGRIYAVGSRAVCVAAARKYGATEIIDYRQGDLGAQVASLTRGQGVDKAIIAGGDVDTFADVIKALKPGGRIGNVNYLGSGDSVRIPRAAWGCGMGHKTIAGGLMPGGRLRMQKLASMLAVGRLDVAPLITHRFHGFDKMEEALMLMKDKPRDLIKPVVTL, via the coding sequence ATGAAAGGTTTAGCGATGCTTCGGCTGAACGCCGTTGGCTGGATTGAGAAAGACGCCCCCAGGTGCGGCCCCCTGGACGCGCTGGTTCAGCCCCTGGCGGTGGCACCCTGTACGTCTGACGTGCATACTGTATGGGAGGGGGCCCTGGGCGACAGGCGGGATCTCATCCTTGGGCATGAAGCCGTGGGCGAGGTCGTGGAAGTGGGCTCTCTGGTCCGCGATTTCAAGCCCGGCGACAGGGTCATTGTGCCCGCCATCACGCCTGACTGGAACTCGCTGGAAGCCCAGGGCGGCTACTCCATGCACTCCGGCGGCATGCTGGCAGGGTGGAAGTTTTCCAATTTCAAGGACGGCGTGTTTGCAGAGATTTTTCACGTCAATGATGCGGATGGCAACCTCGCCCTTTTGCCTTCAGACATGGATCCCGCCGAGGCAGTCATGTTGAGCGACATGGTGCCCACGGGTCTGCACGGCGCTGAACTGGCGGACGTGCAGTACGGGGATTCCGTGCTGGTCGTGGGCGTAGGCCCCGTGGGGCTCATGGCTGTGGCGGGGGCGGCCCTGCGCGGTGCGGGCAGGATATACGCGGTGGGTTCGCGGGCCGTCTGCGTTGCGGCCGCCAGAAAATACGGGGCCACAGAAATCATTGATTACCGGCAGGGAGATTTGGGGGCGCAAGTGGCAAGTCTCACGCGCGGCCAGGGCGTGGACAAGGCCATTATAGCGGGCGGCGATGTGGATACCTTTGCCGACGTGATCAAGGCGCTCAAGCCTGGCGGCCGTATCGGCAACGTCAACTATCTGGGTTCGGGGGATTCGGTGAGGATTCCGCGCGCGGCGTGGGGCTGCGGCATGGGGCACAAGACCATTGCCGGGGGGCTCATGCCCGGCGGGCGTTTGCGCATGCAAAAGCTGGCCAGCATGCTCGCGGTGGGTCGTCTTGACGTCGCGCCGCTGATTACGCACCGCTTCCACGGTTTTGACAAGATGGAAGAGGCCCTGATGCTCATGAAGGACAAGCCGCGCGACCTTATCAAGCCTGTGGTCACCCTGTAG
- a CDS encoding ABC transporter ATP-binding protein yields MPFHTPQAQPPNPQQGQQPNLQQGQPHAEAGAPLLRLDDLSITFQTDDGPLPAVRNVSFSLPHGHTTCLVGESGCGKSLTARAILRLTPDNARLDGSIVLDGQDVLRLPPRDLRNIRGRRAGMVFQEPMTSLNPVLKVGEQVAEPLRLHMGMHRAQAREEAISLLAEVGIPSPESRYDDYPHQLSGGMRQRVMIAMALACRPDLLLADEPTTALDATIQGQILRLMRARSQERGMAVLLITHDLGVAEQMADTIGVMYAGRLVEYAPARNLFAHPLHPYTQGLLRAAPNARSRELHRLPTIPGSVPSLRSMPGGCPFHPRCDQAMPLCREKMPPTITVRQQHNTACWLHQNPA; encoded by the coding sequence ATGCCATTTCATACGCCACAAGCCCAGCCGCCAAACCCGCAGCAGGGTCAGCAGCCAAACCTGCAGCAGGGCCAGCCCCACGCAGAGGCAGGCGCGCCCCTGCTCCGCCTGGACGACCTTTCCATCACCTTTCAGACGGACGACGGCCCCCTGCCCGCCGTGAGAAATGTGAGCTTCAGCCTGCCCCACGGGCACACCACCTGCCTTGTGGGCGAATCCGGCTGCGGCAAAAGCCTCACCGCCAGGGCCATCTTGCGCCTCACGCCTGACAACGCCCGTCTGGACGGCAGCATCGTGCTGGACGGGCAGGACGTCTTGCGCCTGCCCCCCCGCGATCTGCGAAACATCCGTGGGCGGCGGGCCGGTATGGTCTTTCAGGAGCCCATGACCTCGCTGAACCCCGTGCTCAAGGTTGGCGAACAGGTGGCGGAACCCCTGCGCCTGCACATGGGGATGCACCGCGCCCAGGCACGCGAGGAGGCCATATCCCTGCTGGCCGAGGTGGGCATTCCCTCGCCGGAAAGCCGCTATGACGACTACCCGCACCAGCTTTCGGGCGGCATGCGGCAAAGGGTCATGATTGCCATGGCCCTGGCCTGCCGACCCGACCTGCTGCTTGCCGACGAACCCACCACGGCGCTGGACGCGACCATCCAGGGGCAGATTCTGCGCCTCATGCGCGCCCGCAGCCAGGAGCGCGGCATGGCCGTGCTGCTGATCACCCATGATCTGGGCGTTGCCGAGCAAATGGCCGACACCATTGGCGTCATGTACGCCGGGCGACTGGTGGAATACGCCCCGGCCCGCAATCTTTTCGCGCATCCGCTGCATCCCTACACGCAGGGCCTGCTCCGCGCCGCGCCCAATGCCCGCTCCAGAGAACTCCACCGCCTGCCGACCATTCCGGGCAGTGTGCCTTCACTGCGCTCAATGCCGGGGGGCTGCCCCTTTCACCCCCGCTGCGACCAGGCCATGCCCCTTTGCCGTGAAAAAATGCCTCCGACCATTACCGTGCGCCAGCAGCATAACACGGCCTGCTGGCTGCACCAGAACCCCGCGTGA
- the rdgB gene encoding RdgB/HAM1 family non-canonical purine NTP pyrophosphatase yields the protein MSNKPVQIVLATHNAGKVRELADPLAQFGVDVLGLEFFPTIGEIDETGTTFEENSCIKAREVARLTGLISIADDSGLEVDALDGRPGVYSARYSDDWESLPGESRDVRNIRKLLHELANVPEEKRGCRFVSSMACVRPDGAEMVVRGVWDGRLLTAPRGENGFGYDPVFFDAVVGKTAAELTRDEKNARSHRGNALRALLAKWQDFMGA from the coding sequence ATGAGCAATAAACCCGTACAAATCGTGCTGGCCACCCATAATGCGGGCAAGGTGCGCGAACTGGCCGATCCCCTGGCGCAGTTCGGCGTTGACGTTCTTGGCCTGGAGTTCTTTCCCACCATTGGCGAGATTGACGAAACAGGCACCACCTTTGAAGAAAACTCCTGCATCAAGGCCCGCGAAGTGGCGCGCCTGACGGGGCTTATCAGCATTGCCGACGATTCGGGGCTGGAAGTGGACGCCCTTGACGGCAGGCCGGGCGTCTATTCGGCCCGCTACTCGGACGATTGGGAAAGCCTGCCCGGCGAAAGCCGCGACGTGCGCAACATCCGCAAGCTGCTGCACGAACTGGCAAATGTGCCGGAAGAAAAAAGGGGGTGCCGCTTTGTGAGCAGCATGGCCTGCGTGCGCCCCGACGGCGCGGAAATGGTGGTGCGCGGCGTTTGGGACGGCCGCCTGCTTACCGCGCCGCGCGGCGAGAACGGCTTTGGCTATGACCCTGTTTTTTTTGACGCCGTGGTCGGCAAAACCGCTGCCGAACTCACCAGGGATGAAAAAAACGCCCGCAGCCATCGCGGCAACGCCCTGCGCGCCCTGCTGGCAAAATGGCAGGACTTCATGGGCGCGTAG
- a CDS encoding DMT family transporter, translating to MQKTVTGYSCALLAVVIWSGNFVVARAVAGLIPPWQCNFWRWFIALLVLLPFAKRHWHTDWPAIKKNWRGLSLLGILGVTLLNTLIYKAGQTTESINMALLVPTAPIVILLLSRILYAEPISPRRMAGVLVVLVGVGILVSRGDWGRLAHLRFNEGDLWSLGGVLCFGLYSLFIRQRSTDISPIGFSLATFALGLLYSLPFTAIEAVMLPTPHLSTPLVISMLYTGIGCSALSFWLWTMAIDHIGPVRAGMVYYSLPVFAGIAAKLILDETVTPAQMVGGALVITGIIVATVVMPQRHKTDTLQQRP from the coding sequence ATGCAAAAAACAGTAACGGGCTATTCCTGCGCACTTCTCGCTGTTGTCATCTGGTCTGGCAATTTTGTGGTGGCCAGAGCCGTTGCCGGACTCATCCCCCCCTGGCAATGCAATTTCTGGCGCTGGTTCATCGCCCTGCTCGTTTTGCTGCCTTTTGCCAAAAGGCACTGGCACACGGACTGGCCCGCCATCAAGAAAAACTGGCGCGGTCTTTCCCTGCTGGGCATTCTTGGCGTGACGCTGCTCAACACCCTCATCTACAAGGCCGGGCAGACCACGGAAAGCATCAATATGGCTTTGCTGGTTCCCACGGCTCCCATAGTCATTCTCCTGCTCTCGCGCATTCTTTACGCCGAACCCATCTCGCCGCGCCGCATGGCGGGCGTGCTGGTGGTGCTGGTGGGCGTGGGCATTCTGGTCAGCCGTGGCGACTGGGGCAGGCTGGCCCACCTGCGCTTTAACGAGGGCGACCTCTGGTCCCTCGGCGGCGTGCTGTGCTTTGGCCTCTACTCCCTGTTCATCCGGCAGCGCAGCACCGACATTTCGCCCATCGGCTTCAGTCTTGCCACCTTTGCCCTGGGGCTGCTGTATTCACTGCCGTTCACGGCCATCGAGGCGGTCATGCTGCCCACGCCCCACCTGTCCACGCCGCTGGTCATCAGCATGCTGTATACGGGCATCGGCTGCTCGGCCCTGTCGTTCTGGCTGTGGACTATGGCCATTGACCACATCGGCCCGGTGCGCGCGGGCATGGTCTATTACAGCCTGCCCGTTTTTGCGGGCATAGCCGCCAAGCTCATTCTCGACGAAACAGTGACACCCGCGCAGATGGTGGGCGGCGCGCTGGTCATTACCGGCATCATTGTGGCCACGGTGGTCATGCCCCAGCGCCACAAGACAGACACCCTGCAACAGCGGCCCTGA